One Oceanicoccus sagamiensis genomic region harbors:
- a CDS encoding XrtA system polysaccharide deacetylase translates to MSVNVANALTVDVEDYFQVAALSSVIKPHQWEQYDRGRVVPNTQRLMDMIQQAGHGATFFVLGWIAERYPDLVRQIDKAGFEVASHGYSHQLIYQQSPAVFREETIKSKSLLEDIIGKPVRGYRAASYSITPASEWALDILAELGFSYDSSLFPVKHDRYGMPGAKPLPHRLETPSGETLVEFSLTSLDIMGYRLPIAGGGYFRLFPYWFSQWALSKHLARTNKPFVFYLHPWEIDVDQPRVAGLPLKSVFRHYNNLDKCEKRLSTLLSKYHFRDMETVLESEGLLSRC, encoded by the coding sequence ATGTCAGTCAACGTCGCTAATGCACTTACCGTTGATGTGGAGGACTACTTTCAGGTAGCCGCACTATCTTCAGTGATTAAGCCCCATCAATGGGAGCAATATGATCGCGGTCGGGTAGTGCCCAATACGCAGCGATTAATGGATATGATTCAGCAGGCCGGACATGGCGCTACATTTTTTGTGCTGGGTTGGATTGCGGAGCGTTATCCTGATTTGGTCAGGCAGATTGATAAGGCCGGATTTGAAGTGGCCAGTCATGGTTATTCCCACCAGTTAATATATCAGCAGTCTCCAGCAGTGTTTAGAGAAGAAACTATCAAGAGTAAAAGCCTGCTCGAGGATATTATCGGCAAGCCTGTTCGGGGCTATCGGGCGGCAAGTTATTCAATTACTCCAGCGTCTGAGTGGGCATTGGATATTCTGGCAGAGCTTGGGTTTAGCTATGACTCGTCATTATTTCCGGTAAAGCATGATCGCTATGGTATGCCAGGGGCCAAGCCGCTTCCGCATAGGCTTGAAACGCCATCGGGTGAAACGCTGGTTGAGTTTAGTCTGACCAGCCTGGATATCATGGGCTACCGATTGCCTATCGCTGGTGGTGGCTATTTCCGCCTTTTTCCCTACTGGTTTAGTCAATGGGCGCTGTCAAAACATCTGGCCAGGACAAATAAGCCCTTTGTTTTTTACTTGCACCCCTGGGAAATTGATGTCGACCAGCCAAGAGTTGCTGGCCTGCCGCTAAAGTCGGTCTTCAGGCATTACAATAATTTAGATAAATGTGAAAAAAGATTAAGCACCTTGTTGTCTAAATATCATTTCAGGGATATGGAGACCGTTCTTGAGAGTGAAGGGTTGCTCTCTCGATGCTAA
- a CDS encoding exosortase/archaeosortase family protein, protein MFKPFVGILLILLALFIAYSSTFNVLYQRWITFDESLSHGLLIWVLFFYLIWIYCPLPKVENNLAVKSVAIILLVVCSLLWFLFNQIQIYILAQVILLPILFFAIAAAYSFGSAIYLLGPISFLLFALPVWDHLNNLLLDLSSLVVGAVVHWMGIPALVEGNNILLPFGSMLIADGCSGIRYFIVSIAIAYFLCCINGYRWSHRLLVLVGAVLLGLLINWIRIVILVVVGYTSEMQSPLIADHEYFGWGLFIVCCFPFMYFLPVVDRAKLAPPYAAVNVKGLALAIIMLFAGAALNVFLEYDPKAEAKIRVADYLSCSLVENRTQWMEVTVPSGGLIEQGVLDCNNNIVIHHAQYQRDKANDRLMPYFARLYNYDTWVLQSESEQLFSGQAVNVQYFKRLNSSQKVVRLYWMDVGGYVTASYWKAKLLQIPARFSGKNVFSIVNMQARCQSDCAQETDQLAEEVRYWLDRKLED, encoded by the coding sequence GTGTTTAAACCGTTTGTCGGTATTCTATTAATCTTGCTCGCTCTATTTATTGCTTATAGCTCAACATTTAATGTGCTATACCAGCGTTGGATAACATTTGATGAAAGCTTATCTCATGGGCTTTTAATCTGGGTGCTATTTTTCTACCTTATTTGGATTTACTGCCCTTTGCCCAAGGTGGAAAATAACCTTGCTGTAAAATCAGTGGCGATCATACTGCTGGTCGTTTGTTCCTTGCTTTGGTTTCTCTTTAACCAAATACAAATATATATATTGGCGCAGGTGATTTTATTGCCAATATTATTCTTTGCCATTGCCGCTGCCTATAGTTTTGGCTCTGCTATTTATTTGTTAGGCCCTATTTCATTTTTACTCTTTGCGTTGCCGGTATGGGATCATTTAAATAACCTGCTGTTGGATCTTAGCAGTCTGGTGGTTGGCGCTGTAGTGCATTGGATGGGGATTCCTGCACTGGTGGAAGGCAATAATATACTGCTGCCGTTTGGCAGTATGCTAATAGCTGATGGATGCTCAGGGATACGTTATTTTATTGTGTCTATCGCCATCGCCTATTTCTTATGCTGTATCAATGGTTACCGCTGGTCTCACCGATTGCTGGTTCTGGTTGGTGCTGTATTGCTGGGTTTGCTAATCAACTGGATTCGGATAGTCATATTGGTAGTGGTGGGTTATACGAGTGAAATGCAAAGCCCACTGATTGCCGATCATGAGTATTTTGGCTGGGGTTTGTTTATCGTATGCTGTTTCCCGTTTATGTACTTTTTGCCCGTTGTTGATCGCGCAAAGCTGGCCCCGCCCTATGCGGCGGTAAATGTTAAAGGCCTTGCTCTGGCTATCATAATGCTGTTTGCAGGTGCTGCACTCAATGTATTTTTAGAATATGATCCAAAAGCAGAAGCAAAAATTCGTGTTGCTGATTATCTAAGTTGCAGCTTGGTTGAGAATCGCACTCAATGGATGGAAGTTACTGTGCCTTCCGGTGGATTGATTGAGCAGGGTGTGCTGGATTGTAATAACAACATAGTGATACATCATGCCCAATACCAGCGTGACAAAGCCAATGATCGACTAATGCCTTATTTTGCCAGACTTTATAATTATGATACCTGGGTATTGCAGTCTGAAAGTGAACAGCTATTTAGTGGGCAGGCCGTTAACGTTCAATATTTTAAAAGGCTTAATTCTAGTCAAAAGGTCGTCAGGCTATATTGGATGGACGTAGGTGGTTATGTCACGGCTAGTTATTGGAAGGCAAAACTATTACAAATACCTGCTCGCTTTTCCGGAAAAAATGTCTTTTCTATAGTGAATATGCAAGCCCGTTGTCAGTCGGATTGCGCGCAGGAAACCGATCAGTTGGCAGAAGAAGTTAGATACTGGTTAGACAGAAAATTGGAGGATTAA
- a CDS encoding glycosyltransferase family 2 protein, translating to MLLLVLPAKKTASDSGDDPASFPEVTIIIPAFNEEDVIAETIKNKLDLDYPQDKLSIIVVSDESMDNTDTIVNDIAATDDRVKLIRQVPREGKTAGLNLAMKQCSSEIVVFCDANGIYDRGALQQLTAVFKDPDVGYVTGKMIYVNSEGNVIGDGCSAYMKYENILRELESKVSSVVGVDGGVDAIRREIYQPMRSDQLPDFVLPLKVIRQGYRVVYQSTALLKEKSLSNSQSEFSMRARVSLRAFWAMWDMKELFNPVAYRLFSVQLFSHKLLRYFAFAPIILVFLASLALIGEGGIYLLALVVQLVLYVVAWNGYKNQDSNNRLVALVYYFFLINAAAAYAFFNFLQGKKIALWKPRLG from the coding sequence TTGTTATTGTTAGTCCTGCCAGCAAAAAAAACCGCCAGTGACTCTGGCGATGATCCGGCGAGTTTTCCTGAGGTTACAATAATTATTCCTGCTTTTAATGAAGAAGACGTTATAGCGGAGACAATAAAAAACAAGCTGGACCTGGATTATCCGCAAGATAAATTAAGTATTATTGTTGTCTCTGACGAGTCCATGGATAATACCGATACGATAGTCAATGATATCGCTGCAACGGATGATAGGGTCAAGTTGATTAGACAGGTTCCTCGAGAGGGTAAGACAGCGGGTCTTAATCTTGCGATGAAGCAGTGCAGTTCAGAGATTGTCGTGTTTTGTGATGCCAATGGTATCTATGACAGGGGTGCACTGCAGCAGTTAACTGCTGTTTTTAAAGACCCTGACGTTGGCTATGTGACTGGCAAAATGATCTATGTTAATTCAGAGGGAAATGTTATTGGTGATGGCTGTAGCGCCTATATGAAATATGAAAATATATTGCGTGAACTAGAGAGTAAAGTGTCATCAGTGGTGGGCGTTGATGGTGGTGTTGATGCAATTCGGCGTGAAATATATCAGCCGATGAGAAGTGACCAGCTTCCGGATTTTGTATTGCCATTAAAAGTCATTCGGCAGGGTTATCGGGTGGTGTATCAGTCGACGGCTTTGTTAAAAGAAAAGTCACTGAGTAATAGTCAATCTGAGTTTTCCATGAGAGCCCGGGTGTCACTAAGGGCATTTTGGGCGATGTGGGATATGAAGGAACTATTTAACCCAGTGGCCTATCGTCTTTTTTCAGTGCAGTTATTTTCACATAAATTATTACGGTATTTTGCCTTTGCTCCTATTATTTTGGTTTTTCTTGCTTCTTTGGCCTTGATCGGTGAGGGCGGTATTTATCTACTGGCTTTGGTTGTGCAGCTAGTGTTATATGTTGTTGCTTGGAATGGTTATAAAAATCAAGATAGCAATAATCGTTTGGTGGCTTTGGTTTACTATTTTTTCTTGATAAATGCTGCCGCTGCGTATGCGTTTTTTAATTTTCTTCAAGGGAAAAAAATCGCTTTGTGGAAGCCGAGATTGGGCTGA
- a CDS encoding O-antigen ligase family protein codes for MNNSKSLDYSGKIDFWSFMAGVYVFSWFTQLGLRIELLGAIRYEFILGLFLTLGAFFQLSSQKIYKSDRPLVSISVLYILYMALFVVLSVDVLYSWNIYLNRAFKFSLMALFVAVFIDTVPKLKFVLFCYFLAALKAGQEGFLGWLSGSLVWENQGINRLHGSISMYEHPNNFGGFAVCLFPFIYNFFPVVNKPMKIGLICLGVFGLVILLFAGSRTGYVAFALLVLYVLGKRFKRGFFGAFFLASILMLVSLNFIPDEYKGRFESIFTQKEAEGSSANTRKQIIYDAIDVFIEHPMGVGIGAFPKVRIEMFGEFQDTHNLYLEVLTNMGFIGLLIFYLFVKRIINANRHTLSRLSDIDTPDAKFIIACGNAVIAYIAARLILGMFGMDMYEIYWWWAIGLTLACCNIAYKIYDSQHR; via the coding sequence ATGAATAATTCAAAGAGCTTGGACTATTCAGGAAAAATTGACTTCTGGTCGTTTATGGCGGGAGTCTATGTTTTTTCCTGGTTTACTCAGCTGGGCTTAAGAATAGAGTTGCTAGGAGCAATACGTTATGAGTTTATCTTAGGTTTATTTCTGACGCTTGGTGCTTTTTTTCAGCTGTCCAGTCAGAAAATCTATAAATCAGACCGGCCTTTGGTTTCTATCAGTGTTCTATATATTTTATATATGGCTCTCTTTGTAGTTCTTTCAGTAGATGTTCTCTATTCCTGGAATATATATCTTAACCGCGCTTTTAAGTTTTCGCTTATGGCACTTTTTGTTGCGGTTTTTATAGATACGGTACCGAAGCTTAAATTTGTCCTGTTCTGTTATTTTTTGGCAGCACTTAAGGCTGGGCAAGAAGGTTTTTTGGGGTGGTTGAGTGGTTCCTTGGTATGGGAAAATCAGGGTATAAACCGCTTGCATGGTTCTATAAGCATGTACGAGCACCCTAATAATTTTGGCGGTTTTGCTGTTTGCTTGTTTCCGTTTATCTATAATTTCTTTCCTGTCGTCAATAAGCCGATGAAAATAGGGTTGATCTGTCTAGGAGTTTTTGGTCTGGTAATTTTGTTGTTTGCCGGTTCCAGAACGGGTTATGTCGCCTTTGCATTGTTGGTGCTTTATGTTTTAGGAAAAAGATTTAAGCGGGGATTTTTTGGGGCTTTTTTCCTGGCTTCTATATTGATGCTGGTCTCTCTGAATTTTATCCCTGATGAATACAAAGGGCGCTTTGAAAGTATTTTTACTCAAAAAGAGGCTGAGGGTTCTTCTGCGAATACAAGAAAGCAAATTATCTATGATGCTATTGATGTTTTTATTGAACATCCAATGGGTGTGGGTATTGGTGCATTTCCCAAGGTGAGAATAGAGATGTTTGGTGAGTTTCAGGATACTCACAATCTGTATCTTGAAGTGCTGACGAATATGGGGTTTATAGGGCTGCTTATATTTTATCTGTTTGTGAAAAGAATAATAAATGCTAATAGGCATACCCTGTCCAGATTGTCAGATATCGACACCCCTGATGCAAAGTTTATCATTGCCTGTGGCAATGCAGTGATTGCCTATATTGCGGCGAGATTGATTTTAGGCATGTTTGGTATGGATATGTATGAAATTTATTGGTGGTGGGCAATAGGCTTAACTTTGGCGTGCTGTAATATTGCTTATAAGATATATGACTCTCAGCATCGCTAG
- a CDS encoding glycosyltransferase — MVERKISVIIPAYNEAKTLPVLVDSVLRFLGVHFELQIVVVDNGSDDDLYGALQDYDLVYKRLDDKVYPSVARNIGASLAQHHVLVFFDGDTEILAPWAARIDDIWGELSADAALVTGAKCIVPHNPSFLEKYWFGMLGALEAPGYINGCNIITNRTTFNRVDGFDSRLETGEDVDFSSRCKAAGAVIRHDAMFKLIHHGYPKSLKGFINRETWHSKGDFLDFSHFINSRVAVLSVVFLLLHIAALLFIPWSGYLSVCSLVLLVLLCLLSSYIKFQQMGLKQLLLGSVIFYLYFLGRAIGFVHYLRDKIVGPKRIIQS; from the coding sequence ATGGTTGAAAGAAAAATTAGCGTTATTATACCGGCGTATAACGAAGCGAAAACTCTACCGGTGCTGGTAGATAGTGTGCTGCGGTTTCTTGGTGTGCACTTTGAGTTGCAAATTGTCGTCGTTGATAATGGCTCGGATGATGACCTATACGGCGCGCTGCAAGATTATGATTTGGTCTATAAGAGGCTTGACGATAAAGTATACCCCTCAGTGGCCAGAAATATAGGTGCTTCACTGGCTCAGCATCATGTGCTGGTGTTTTTCGACGGCGATACTGAAATTCTGGCGCCCTGGGCCGCCAGGATTGATGATATATGGGGGGAGCTTAGTGCCGATGCTGCTCTGGTCACTGGCGCGAAGTGCATCGTTCCTCACAACCCTTCTTTTCTTGAAAAATATTGGTTTGGTATGCTGGGCGCGCTAGAAGCTCCCGGCTATATTAATGGCTGTAACATAATTACTAATAGAACCACTTTTAATCGTGTAGACGGTTTTGATAGCAGGTTAGAGACTGGCGAGGATGTGGATTTTTCCAGTCGATGCAAGGCGGCTGGTGCGGTAATCAGGCATGATGCCATGTTTAAACTGATACACCATGGTTACCCCAAGTCTCTGAAGGGTTTTATCAATCGAGAAACCTGGCATTCAAAGGGAGATTTTCTGGATTTTAGTCACTTTATTAATAGTAGGGTGGCAGTATTATCTGTGGTTTTTCTGCTTTTACATATTGCGGCGCTGCTGTTTATACCATGGAGTGGCTACTTGTCTGTTTGTAGTCTTGTCTTATTGGTCTTACTCTGCCTGCTCTCATCTTATATAAAGTTTCAGCAAATGGGCTTAAAACAGTTGCTTCTTGGTTCAGTCATTTTTTACTTGTATTTTCTGGGCCGAGCTATTGGTTTTGTACATTATCTACGGGATAAAATAGTTGGCCCTAAGCGCATTATTCAATCGTAA
- a CDS encoding aspartyl/asparaginyl beta-hydroxylase domain-containing protein, which produces MYQYYDLTERLPFTIDLDRLRLEIKQLEDKQWLDHYDTALADGWTTIPLVTHDGSSDNENSQRIGQFGHYKRTQYVDELPYLKELLDNFKCPHGRIRIMKLMPGTIIREHRDTFNEVSDYAFGQVRLHIPIVTNDKVIFTVNGTNYHLSEGRLHYVNFTKKHYVKNDGTEPRVHLVLDLQVNDFLENIFPKSTLIQRIEMASSRFFTPLLIWFPLRSWQTITMTFWKLYEGSLLQRIRHRLFPKT; this is translated from the coding sequence ATGTATCAATATTACGACCTCACAGAAAGACTACCTTTCACTATTGACCTTGATAGACTGCGCCTGGAGATCAAACAACTCGAAGATAAGCAGTGGCTGGATCACTATGATACCGCCCTCGCTGATGGCTGGACCACCATCCCTCTGGTTACTCATGATGGCAGCTCGGACAATGAAAACTCACAGCGTATTGGGCAATTTGGTCACTATAAAAGAACCCAGTATGTCGACGAACTTCCCTACCTCAAAGAACTGTTAGACAACTTTAAATGCCCCCATGGCCGCATCCGCATTATGAAATTAATGCCAGGAACCATTATTCGGGAGCACCGTGATACCTTTAATGAGGTTTCCGACTATGCCTTTGGGCAGGTTCGCCTGCATATCCCCATCGTCACTAACGATAAAGTCATTTTTACGGTTAACGGCACTAACTACCACCTTAGCGAAGGCCGCTTACACTATGTCAATTTCACTAAAAAACACTATGTGAAAAATGACGGCACAGAACCAAGAGTTCATCTGGTACTTGACCTGCAAGTCAATGATTTTCTTGAAAATATCTTTCCAAAATCCACACTGATACAGCGTATTGAAATGGCCTCCAGTCGCTTCTTTACACCCTTGCTGATCTGGTTCCCGCTACGCAGCTGGCAAACCATTACCATGACATTTTGGAAACTCTACGAAGGCTCATTACTGCAACGGATACGGCACCGGTTGTTCCCTAAAACCTAG
- a CDS encoding lipopolysaccharide biosynthesis protein: MTSKASLILKGSGFRILQTLVVVIIGFLMMPFLINTLGTDLYGLWIVIGSVVASFYILDLGFSQAVTRYVSKSIHENDPHQANVVINTSLLIYIALGLVVVIVTYLVALFGIESIMDNTEQVSLTQIVLIILGTSLALDFPSKAYPGIVNAYMRFDFVAKTRLCKSVIDAALIYYFLSNGHGIITMAIIMFVTGLISTSIFMWFTHQLFKELSYGKKYINKETLIDMSHFSKWVLIIDISNILRDKMDIWFIAYFLSNSILTTYYVGIRLADYAMQFLVQATGFTSPILTEYYTKKDYLRLQDSISLFIKANLVLSMITLSGFFIVGESFISLWMGPEFSAHEATICLLILASGRLAAYVSSPLQSLLMTTNQHNLSAWIALAETLLSVALCWILVPLHGITGAAAAVATPYVLGRLIILPLLMPKNLSINSASLLPKCAIFTVISLLISYTATILYPQNSALDLIGIITATVMIISSHLVAALVILSKRELELIKALLIRKKAGNH; this comes from the coding sequence ATGACCTCTAAAGCCTCCTTAATCCTGAAAGGCTCAGGCTTTCGCATACTGCAAACTCTGGTAGTGGTTATTATTGGCTTCTTAATGATGCCGTTTTTAATCAACACCCTTGGCACAGATCTCTATGGGCTATGGATTGTTATAGGCAGCGTGGTGGCCAGCTTTTATATTCTCGACTTAGGCTTTTCTCAAGCCGTAACCCGCTATGTCTCAAAAAGCATCCATGAGAATGACCCTCATCAAGCAAATGTAGTGATTAACACATCTTTATTAATCTATATTGCTTTAGGCTTGGTTGTTGTTATTGTCACTTATCTGGTCGCACTGTTCGGTATCGAGTCTATTATGGACAATACTGAACAGGTGTCACTGACTCAAATCGTGCTAATTATTCTTGGCACCTCTCTGGCGCTGGACTTTCCATCCAAAGCATACCCCGGCATTGTCAATGCCTATATGCGTTTTGATTTTGTAGCCAAAACACGGCTTTGCAAAAGTGTTATAGATGCTGCCCTGATTTATTATTTTCTGTCAAATGGTCACGGCATCATCACTATGGCCATTATTATGTTTGTCACTGGCTTGATCAGTACCTCTATCTTTATGTGGTTCACCCATCAACTATTTAAAGAGCTGTCTTATGGAAAAAAATATATCAACAAAGAAACACTGATTGATATGTCACACTTCAGTAAGTGGGTACTGATCATTGATATTTCCAATATATTACGCGACAAAATGGACATATGGTTTATTGCTTATTTCTTATCTAACTCGATACTAACCACCTACTATGTCGGTATCCGACTAGCTGATTATGCGATGCAGTTTCTGGTTCAGGCAACAGGGTTTACCTCCCCCATACTGACCGAGTATTACACCAAGAAAGATTACCTTAGGTTACAAGACAGCATCTCATTATTTATAAAAGCCAACCTTGTCTTGAGTATGATTACCTTATCGGGGTTTTTTATTGTCGGGGAAAGCTTTATCAGCCTTTGGATGGGACCGGAGTTTAGCGCCCATGAAGCAACGATCTGCTTACTCATTCTTGCATCAGGCCGACTGGCAGCCTATGTCAGCAGCCCCTTACAAAGCCTGCTAATGACCACCAATCAACACAACCTAAGCGCCTGGATTGCCCTGGCTGAAACACTGCTATCTGTTGCCCTGTGCTGGATTCTTGTCCCCCTGCACGGCATCACAGGGGCAGCAGCAGCAGTAGCAACGCCTTATGTGCTGGGCCGGCTGATTATCCTGCCCTTACTGATGCCAAAAAACCTATCGATTAACAGCGCCTCCCTGCTACCAAAATGTGCTATTTTCACAGTAATATCACTATTGATTTCATATACAGCAACGATACTATATCCACAAAACTCTGCGCTTGATTTGATCGGCATCATCACCGCTACAGTCATGATTATCAGCTCACATCTGGTGGCGGCGCTGGTGATATTATCAAAGCGAGAACTGGAACTGATCAAAGCATTACTCATCAGGAAAAAAGCTGGAAATCATTAA
- a CDS encoding GNAT family N-acetyltransferase yields MSHPTSRTLFRSTPWLQAWIETYGNDPALKLIDLGGRKDPLDYVYLTTAQLKGVLPVNSLCLAGMPYAKIDTPRAEYLNHNMLMSDNAPFADEIKRLNPHQICIADIDTSLNPSDSLRQVASRYSRHLFIQKKEQAYSIEPTEFETYLSTLSASTRRSYFNQRKKLDAIGKVELTTYPVEDAALFFSAHNQLHRLRWGIPCYSDRTQSFLQSFMTDLIRENGLPIMQTMSLNGEVIATLFDISWQGRRYNFQSCFKSLENSNLAVGSLMLGHAIEESLRQHQAYDLMAGRGKNSAYKSLISTTSTELYSISLMNKPLYQLVNTHRLIKNKLQGLRP; encoded by the coding sequence GTGAGCCATCCAACTTCTCGCACGCTATTTAGGTCAACTCCCTGGCTACAGGCCTGGATAGAAACCTATGGTAACGACCCCGCGTTAAAGCTTATAGACCTTGGCGGCCGAAAAGACCCTTTGGATTATGTCTATTTGACAACGGCCCAATTAAAAGGCGTTTTACCTGTTAACAGCTTATGTCTGGCGGGTATGCCCTATGCTAAAATTGACACTCCCCGTGCCGAGTATTTAAATCACAATATGCTGATGTCTGACAACGCCCCTTTTGCTGACGAAATAAAGCGCCTCAACCCTCATCAAATATGCATTGCGGATATTGATACCTCATTAAATCCCAGTGACAGCCTGCGCCAGGTCGCGTCCAGGTATTCAAGACACCTGTTTATCCAGAAAAAAGAGCAGGCCTATTCAATCGAACCCACTGAATTCGAGACCTATTTATCGACACTCTCTGCATCGACTCGACGAAGCTATTTTAATCAACGCAAAAAACTTGATGCCATTGGCAAAGTTGAGCTGACAACCTATCCGGTCGAGGACGCGGCACTTTTTTTCAGTGCCCATAATCAACTCCATCGGCTGCGCTGGGGCATACCCTGCTATTCGGACAGAACACAATCTTTTCTACAGAGCTTTATGACTGACTTAATCCGGGAGAATGGCCTGCCAATCATGCAAACCATGTCCCTTAATGGAGAAGTCATCGCCACCCTCTTCGACATTAGCTGGCAAGGTCGACGCTATAATTTTCAATCGTGCTTTAAAAGCCTGGAGAACTCTAATCTGGCAGTCGGCTCACTCATGCTGGGCCATGCTATTGAAGAGTCCCTAAGGCAACATCAAGCTTATGACCTGATGGCAGGCCGTGGTAAAAACAGCGCTTATAAAAGCCTTATCTCAACAACTTCGACAGAACTTTACTCGATTAGTCTCATGAATAAACCGCTGTATCAATTAGTCAACACGCACCGGCTAATAAAAAACAAGCTACAGGGTCTTAGACCATGA
- a CDS encoding glycosyltransferase — translation MNKIKILFCIDKLVRGGTELQLIGLIKHLDRTIFEPHLLTIRESDSDLIPEDCIHLHWPTSKIFAPQGFLTGLKLTKYLNNQNISIVQTFFQDSTILAGAAAKLANVPVRISCFRDMGFWQSTLQNFVLKRINHVMTGHIANAQIVARHFHQAYAIPMEKMAIFPNGLDQNTLPFSQARDRVANIAMVGNMTRQVKRFDLFVAAAALVSENHPDIRWHIIGEGHLRSDLEQQARELGVLDKIIFTGRISHIPDYLNDIDIGIICSDSEGLSNAIIEYMFKGVTTIATNVGGNPELVEHTTTGLLVEAGDHQQLADQILNLIKHPELRHQLAQNARDTVEKKYSWEYCVQAHQNYYLQQLEGLR, via the coding sequence ATGAATAAAATAAAAATTCTATTCTGTATTGATAAACTAGTCCGAGGGGGTACGGAGCTACAACTTATCGGCCTGATCAAGCACCTGGATAGAACTATCTTTGAGCCCCATTTATTAACGATTCGAGAGTCCGATAGCGACTTAATACCCGAGGACTGTATTCACCTACACTGGCCTACATCTAAAATTTTTGCCCCTCAGGGGTTTCTAACAGGGTTAAAACTGACCAAATATCTCAACAACCAGAATATTAGTATTGTACAAACCTTTTTTCAGGATTCGACAATATTAGCGGGCGCAGCTGCAAAACTGGCCAATGTGCCGGTCAGAATTTCCTGTTTCAGAGATATGGGATTTTGGCAAAGCACTCTACAAAATTTTGTGCTCAAACGTATCAACCACGTAATGACAGGGCATATTGCCAACGCGCAGATTGTTGCCCGGCACTTTCATCAAGCCTACGCTATACCAATGGAGAAAATGGCGATTTTCCCTAATGGTCTCGACCAGAACACATTGCCCTTTTCCCAAGCTCGAGACCGTGTTGCCAATATTGCAATGGTTGGCAATATGACAAGACAGGTCAAACGATTTGACCTATTTGTTGCAGCCGCAGCCCTGGTATCTGAAAACCATCCGGATATCCGCTGGCATATTATTGGTGAAGGCCATCTGCGCTCTGACCTTGAACAACAAGCCAGAGAATTGGGGGTTTTAGATAAGATAATTTTTACCGGCCGCATTAGTCATATCCCTGATTATTTAAATGATATTGATATCGGCATTATCTGCTCAGACTCAGAAGGCTTAAGCAACGCTATCATTGAATATATGTTTAAAGGTGTCACCACCATTGCGACCAACGTTGGTGGCAACCCCGAATTAGTTGAGCATACAACTACTGGACTTTTAGTTGAGGCAGGAGATCACCAACAACTTGCAGATCAAATTTTAAACCTGATAAAACACCCGGAGCTTCGACATCAACTCGCGCAGAATGCCCGCGATACTGTCGAGAAAAAATATAGCTGGGAGTATTGCGTTCAAGCCCATCAAAACTATTATCTCCAGCAATTAGAGGGCTTAAGATAA